One window of Aspergillus oryzae RIB40 DNA, chromosome 3 genomic DNA carries:
- a CDS encoding CUE domain-containing protein (predicted protein), translating into MPEEEPSLNISSLLTLAVVSFFVIRWFLKRDGDGSDGSGRSRARGVIDPAQVEQISQMFPQLSTRDIMWDLQRNGGNVAATTERILTGRGLETPPPSFQPQVAIPQASAPAQTAAASAASKSEGQDLISRYNLSGKVATEGAETTQSSPSSGWSQNKEERQRILQKRRDDMILAARKRMEQKVRESA; encoded by the exons ATGCCCGAGGAGGAGCCGTCCCTGAATATATCCTCGTTGCTGACGCTCGCCGTCGTGTCGTTTTTCGTCATCCGATGGTTCCTCAAGCGTGACGGCGATGGAAGTGATGGAAGCGGTCGCAGCCGTGCGCGCGGAGTCATCGACCCAGCACAAGTGGAACAAATATCCCAGATGTTCCCTCAGCTAAGCACACGCGACATCATGTGGGACTTGCAGCGCAATGGTGGCAACGTCGCAGCAACCACCGAACGCATCCTGACAGGCCGAGGACTGGAGACA CCGCCACCTTCCTTCCAACCTCAGGTCGCCATCCCTCAGGCCAGCGCGCCAGCACAAACTGCCGCCGCCTCCGCGGCGTCGAAATCGGAAGGTCAGGACCTGATTTCGCGGTACAACCTTAGCGGTAAAGTCGCCACCGAGGGCGCTGAGACCACCCAGTCGTCTCCTTCGTCTGGCTGGTCACAGAACAAGGAGGAACGTCAGCGTATACTCCAGAAACGGAGGGATGATATGATTCTGGCGGCGAGGAAGCGAATGGAGCAGAAGGTCCGCGAGAGTGCGTGA
- a CDS encoding zinc-dependent alcohol dehydrogenase (Zn-dependent alcohol dehydrogenases) → MTTIPETQTAAVLPPSGATADALLQIRTDHPVPSPGEGEILVKIEYSGVCHSDVHSIRGETPMLTDVAGHEGVGRVVMVGDGVDEQEWIGRRVGIRWLYSSCLNCEICAVNNTACPYQKNAGAVCYFPYYIVSPAIHVTKIPSEIAPDVAAPLLCAGIAMYSSIMKTRTRPGDWIVLPGAGGGLGHMGVQIAVKKGLKVIAIDSGEKKKELCLALGATAFFDYKVDDIEKEVKKLTGGLGAHAVICTANSEPAYTQSMRLLRSLGVLVCVGIPSVPFRLPATPFDMIVKGLTIVGNSAGTAKEMDELMEMAVAGDVRAHIECFELDQINDVVMRLGRSEIDGRAVVKIPV, encoded by the exons atgaCAACCATCCCCGAAACCCAAACCGCAGCAGTCCTCCCCCCATCCGGCGCAACCGCCGATGCCCTCCTCCAGATCAGAACAGATCACCCCGTGCCTTCTCCGGGTGAGGGGGAAATCCTCGTCAAGATCGAGTATTCGGGGGTCTGTCATTCGGATGTGCATAGTATTCGCGGGGAAACGCCGATGTTGACCGATGTGGCGGGTCATGAGGGGGTGGGGAGGGTTGTTATGG TGGGTGATGGGGTTGATGAGCAGGAGTGGATTgggaggagggttgggaTTAG ATGGCTATATAGTTCTTGTTTGAACTGTGAGATTTGCGCGGTGAATAATACGGCTTGTCCTTATCAGAAGAATGCGGGTGCGGTATGTTATTTCCCCTAT TATATTGTCAGTCCTGCTATTCATGTCACCAAGATTCCCTCGGAGATTGCGCCCGATGTAGCTGCGCCGTTGCTGTGTG CGGGAATTGCGATGTACTCGTCGATTATGAAGACGAGGACACGACCGGGCGATTGGATCGTTCTCCCTGGGGCTGGCGGTGGTCTGGGACATAT GGGGGTTCAAATTGCAGTCAAGAAAGGACTGAAAGTCATTGCGATTGATAG tggcgagaagaagaaggagttgTGCCTTGCTCTTGGAGCCACCGCTTTCTTCGATTACAAGGTCGACGATATCGAAAAGGAAGTGAAGAAACTAACGGGTGGGCTCGGAGCCCATGCGGTAATCTGCACCGCCAATAGTGAACCGGCGTATACGCAGAGTATGCGATTGCTTCGCAGTCTTGGGGTTCTGGTTTGTGTGGGCATACCCAGTGTCCCGTTCAGGTTACCGGCGACTCCGTTTGATATGATCGTTAAAGGGTTGACTATTGTCGGGAATTCTGCGGGCACGGCAAAGGAGATGGACGAGTTGATGGAGATGGCTGTCGCGGGCGATGTGCGGGCACATATTGAGTGCTTTGAACTGGATCAGATCAATGATGTGGTAATGCGCCTTGGACGCTCTGAGATTGATGGGAGAGCTGTGGTGAAGATCCCGGTATAG
- a CDS encoding uncharacterized protein (predicted protein): MSKNKDGSSGGFHQEYIASLRYRNDLPPPDMPPKFLDIPHDGLERFLTPGFASNLARREEPNIDVDAEGGMPIDLVGIPGLHLGDESAIMAPENPDPIDPADLPLLMTLDQLKNPAPRNTNVSFLRRTQYISAGLRAPEGPKVTPMRSKSRPAEKAKSLDDPAYIKKYIQKGFDIAYPDSKHVGEDTPSQIKGHMPTKLEVDAWATPVHPDNPKLKPVGFYPLMPDLQGFPDPGGFVQFKFDKAPIQDVSGKRDRRMDTGILLPSAPEERVCEEHATKVALHKTNPKLYPDPGPIPWDYDLFLPEKKDSIKKVLASMQIYNPDRDNEELYTHEGPDNSKFHRFDRMRTFATSAQTLGGDNKQKDIAVTLFNPSEAKEDYLSSKQKAAYYYPILGKTRLKPERARTIAQAGLAPTRPKTKEDQVDQIQVVVRDPDEAEVYKRSMHRAAIDPKFAKTMPPAPEGANDEHESPEEGDKEAVSRDREQSVEEADRMSDE, encoded by the exons ATGTCGAAAAACAAAGATGGCAGCTCCGGGGGTTTTCACCAGGAGTATATCGCGTCTTTGCGTTATCGGAATgaccttcctcctcctgATATGCCTCCGAAGTTCCTTGATATTCCACACGACGGATTAGAGCGTTTTCTTACGCCAGGGTTTGCCTCTAACTTGGCACGTCGTGAAGAACCAAACATTGATGTCGATGCTGAGGGCGGTATGCCCATTGACCTGGTTGGCATCCCAGGCTTGCACTTAGGCGACGAGAGTG CGATCATGGCACCTGAAAATCCGGACCCAATTGACCCTGCCGACCTGCCCCTTTTGATGACTTTAGACCAGCTGAAGAACCCAGCACCCCGGAATACGAACGTCAGCTTTCTCCGTCGCACACAGTACATTTCGGCCGGGCTTCGAGCACCGGAAGGTCCTAAAGTCACACCCATGCGATCGAAATCTCGTCCGGCTGAAAAGGCGAAGTCCCTGGACGACCCTGCTTACATCAAGAAATACATACAAAAGGGATTTGATATTGCGTACCCCGATAGCAAGCACGTCGGGGAAGACACACCGAGTCAAATCAAAGGGCACATGCCAACTAAACTTGAAGTTGATGCATGGGCCACTCCTGTGCATCCGGACAACCCTAAACTGAAACCCGTCGGCTTTTACCCTCTCATGCCCGATCTCCAAGGATTCCCAGACCCTGGTGGTTTCGTCCAATTCAAGTTTGACAAAGCACCTATCCAAGATGTCTCTGGCAAGCGAGATAGGCGCATGGACACCGGTATTCTGCTCCCCTCCGCGCCAGAGGAGCGCGTATGTGAGGAACATGCGACGAAAGTGGCTCTGCACAAGACGAACCCCAAGCTGTACCCTGATCCTGGCCCAATTCCCTGGGATtatgatctcttcctccctgagaagaaggactctATCAAGAAAGTCCTCGCAAGCATGCAGATATATAACCCCGACCGCGACAATGAGGAGCTTTACACCCACGAAGGTCCTGATAACTCCAAATTCCACCGTTTCGATCGCATGCGTACCTTTGCTACCAGCGCTCAGACGCTTGGCGGTGATAACAAGCAGAAAGATATTGCGGTGACACTTTTCAATCCGTCGGAGGCGAAGGAAGATTACCTGTCCTCGAAGCAGAAGGCTGCATACTATTACCCCATTCTCGGGAAGACTCGCCTGAAGCCCGAGAGAGCCCGTACTATTGCACAGGCAGGCCTTGCTCCTACCCGCCCTAAGACGAAGGAAGACCAGGTGGATCAAATACAAGTTGTCGTTCGCGATCCAGATGAAGCGGAAGTATACAAGCGCTCTATGCATAGGGCAGCCATTGATCCAAAGTTCGCAAAGACCATGCCCCCTGCACCAGAGGGCGCTAACGATGAGCACGAGTCACCTGAAGAGGGTGACAAGGAGGCTGTCTCCAGAGACCGTGAGCAGAGTGTCGAAGAGGCGGATAGGATGAGTGACGAGTAA
- a CDS encoding class I SAM-dependent methyltransferase (predicted protein) gives MSSLSSSSLGGVANRMDWLYAYIAGTAFLVCGLVAVVHLLSSQKQKADFNKNGGLFTYVKFIYATFLKPHDKSGNGQQDALESFYKTQAGAYDATRKRLLRGREDMLGLVAAQLKFKTENKELKAGKAVWVDVRSFLFHTVIWDVADNVDWRRDWVSTIESQCWSALTRYRYNIEAMSAFLPVNEFFSHVYLVDLSPSLCQVARERFERLGWKNVSVVCQDARSFRLPEADSVDPRMKSTPGADLITMSYSLSMIPDYYSVVDSLPALLKPSGVLGVCDFYVQSIVDVSSRNYTGGAFNRHVNWLGRVFWRAWFDVDRVSLEAARRDYLEYRFGTVVSASERNYLLGGIPYYIFVGCQKDITSSQSGREAIEKLDASFTESPYLAPANHRQEMDKAIELSAQEVRSKAYESAVINLGSNLPLPSSFYQNHHYRIFYNDLLPKHTQFKNEYIYAFNWEDPRVDHRLLNIQRDDVILAITSAGDNILDYLQKSPRRVHAVDLNPNQNHLLELKVASFIALGHRDVWKIFGEGKHSDFRQLLISRLSPHLSSQAFQYWLEHAHIFTSSYSRGLYETGGSRHAIKMVRYLFKVFGLEGQVQKLCEAQTLAEQREIWPRIRSVLMSKPLHWAVVGTEWFAWKAAGVPRNQRNMIIDDFFKRNGLNQDMKQAKDISGQSIWEYVVDTLDPVVKDTLISNDNYFYFLCLQGQFSRRCHPTYLSPKAHVKLSSPGAFDGLRIHTDEINEVIKRITPGSLTIAVVMDSMDWFDPEGSDASVQAQKLNHALKMGGRILLRSASIDPWYVRHFEENGFSARRVGARFPGTCIDRVNMYASTWICTKTKELEPVRPTAERSISLLSLNGTEKRSSVEHLDL, from the exons ATGAGTTCCCTAAGTAGTAGCAGCTTAGGCGGTGTCGCGAACCGCATGGACTGGCTCTATGCCTACATCGCCGGCACTGCCTTCCTTGTCTGCGGCTTGGTTGCCGTTGTTCACTTATTATCTTctcagaagcagaaggctGACTTCAACAAAAATGGCGGTCTCTTCACCTATGTGAAATTCATTTATGCCACATTCCTCAAGCCCCATGACAAAAGTGGGAATGGCCAACAGGACGCCTTGGAGAGCTTCTACAAGACACAG GCTGGTGCGTATGATGCCACGCGCAAGCGCCTTCTACGTGGCCGAGAGGACATGCTTGGCCTCGTTGCGGCCCAGCTAAAATTCAAAACggaaaacaaagaattgaAAGCGGGAAAGGCAGTTTGGGTCGATGTAAGATCATTTCTATTTCACACAGTTATTTGGGACGTTGCTGACAATGTAGATTGGCGGCGGGACTGGGTGAGCACAATCGAAAGCCAGTGTTGGTCTGCTCTAACTAGGTACAGATACAACATCGAGGCTATGTCAGCTTTCTTACCCGTAAATGAGTTCTTTTCCCATGTATACCTCGTCGacctttccccttctctctgCCAAGTAGCTCGTGAACGATTTGAGCGATTGGGGTGGAAAAACGTCAGCGTTGTCTGTCAAGATGCGCGGTCTTTCCGCTTGCCGGAAGCAGACAGCGTTGACCCACGGATGAAGAGCACGCCGGGCGCAGATCTCATCACTATGAGCTACAGTTTGTCTATGATACCCGATTATTATAGCGTCGTTGACTCGCTGCCGGCGCTGTTGAAGCCATCTGGAGTTCTGGGAGTTTGTGACTTCTACG TCCAAAGCATCGTGGATGTCTCGTCCCGCAACTACACCGGCGGTGCCTTCAACCGTCATGTCAACTGGCTTGGCCGGGTGTTCTGGCGTGCTTGGTTTGATGTGGATCGTGTTAGTCTCGAGGCTGCCCGCAGAGATTACTTAGAATATCGGTTCGGAACTGTTGTCTCGGCTAGCGAAAGGAACTACCTTCTCGGAGGAATCCCGTACTATATCTTCGTTGGATGCCAGAAGGACATCACCTCCAGCCAATCGGGGAGGGAGGCCATTGAAAAACTGGATGCATCCTTCACCGAATCGCCATACCTTGCCCCTGCCAACCATCGACAGGAGATGGATAAAGCCATTGAATTGAGTGCACAAGAGGTACGCTCCAAAGCTTACGAATCTGCCGTCATCAACCTGGGCTCCAACCTCCCCCTTCCATCATCTTTCTACCAAAACCACCACTACCGGATATTCTACAACGACCTGCTCCCCAAGCACACGCAGTTCAAGAATGAATATATCTACGCTTTCAACTGGGAGGATCCTCGTGTAGACCACCGTCTACTTAACATCCAACGAGACGACGTGATCCTGGCAATCACCAGTGCAGGAGACAACATCTTGGATTATCTCCAGAAGAGCCCACGACGCGTGCATGCTGTTGACCTGAACCCTAACCaaaatcatcttcttgaactcAAGGTTGCAAGCTTCATTGCCCTTGGTCACCGTGATGtctggaagatcttcggCGAAGGAAAGCACTCTGACTTTCGCCAACTTCTCATCTCGCGACTGAGCCCACACCTCTCAAGCCAAGCTTTCCAATATTGGCTTGAGCATGCCCATATTTTCACATCCTCTTATAGTCGAGGACTCTATGAGACTGGAGGCTCACGCCATGCAATTAAGATGGTCCGTTACCTCTTCAAGGTGTTCGGATTGGAGGGCCAAGTCCAGAAATTATGTGAGGCTCAGACTCTAGCTGAACAGCGTGAAATCTGGCCGCGTATCCGCTCAGTTTTGATGAGCAAGCCTCTTCACTGGGCTGTCGTCGGAACCGAATGGTTTGCTTGGAAGGCCGCAGGCGTGCCCCGAAATCAGCGAAACATGATCATCGACGATTTCTTCAAGCGAAACGgtctcaaccaagacatgAAGCAGGCGAAGGACATCAGCGGTCAATCGATTTGGGAATATGTTGTGGATACTCTAGACCCCGTCGTGAAGGACACTTTGATCAGCAACGATAATTACTTCTACTTCCTGTGTCTTCAGGGGCAATTCTCCAGAAG ATGTCATCCCACCTACTTGTCTCCCAAAGCGCACGTGAAGCTGTCCTCTCCGGGGGCCTTTGACGGTCTTCGTATCCACACCGATGAGATTAACGAAGTGATCAAGCGGATAACACCGGGCAGCCTAACCATAGCCGTG GTCATGGACTCGATGGATTGGTTCGACCCTGAGGGTAGCGATGCCTCGGTGCAAGCACAGAAGCTTAACCACGCTTTGAAAATGGGCGGTCGTATACTGCTCCGTTCGGCTAGTATCGACCCCTGGTACGTGCGACACTTTGAGGAGAACGGCTTTTCTGCGCGACGTGTCGGCGCCCGATTCCCGGGAACATGTATTGACCG GGTGAATATGTATGCCTCGACGTGGATCTgcaccaagaccaaggaatTGGAACCGGTGCGACCAACTGCCGAGCGGTCGATCTCTTTACTGTCGCTGAATGGGACGGAGAAGCGATCGAGTGTCGAGCACCTTGACCTATAA
- a CDS encoding condensin subunit SMC2 (structural maintenance of chromosome protein 2 (chromosome condensation complex Condensin, subunit E)), with product MRITEVVIDGFKSYAVRTVISGWDESFNSITGLNGSGKSNILDAICFVLGITNMSTVRAQNLQDLIYKRGQAGVTKASVTIVFDNRDTAKSPIGFEEYANISVTRQIVLGGTSKYLINGHRAQQQTVQNLFQSVQLNINNPNFLIMQGRITKVLNMKAVEILSMIEEAAGTRMFEDRREKAAKTMGKKELKLREIEGLLKEEIEPKLEKLRSEKRAFLDFQQTQNDLERLTRLVVAHDYLRSNERLRVAGDEFESKRRKVQAIEDNAAKLKSEIAHLEEDVKRVRAARDKELRKGGKFQALEDEVKSHSHELVRLTTVFDLKNASIEEEKEKYKEAQQTVKDLEKLLKEKKKVYDKLQAKYDAAKAELDAQTAEVEQKEELLQTLQTGVASKDGQESGYQGQLQDARNRASAAATEQEQAKLKIAHLEKRIKEEEPRAKKAKEQNSGLLKELEGLKSQAKKLDAELARLGFEPGREEQLYQEQTALQKEIRELRQRADGLQRKVANIDFQYADPHPNFDRSKVKGLVAQLFTLDKEKLQASTALEICAGGRLYNVVVDSAETGTQLLQKGKLRKRVTIIPLNKISSFKASAEKIGAAQNIAPGKVDLALSLIGYDEEVTSAMNYVFGNTLICNDAETAKKVTFDPSVRIKSVTLDGDVYDPSGTLSGGSSPNSSGVLITLQKLNEVTKEIRSKERLLATLEETMRKEKKKLDAVRTIKQELDLKTHEIKLTEEQISNNSSSSIIHAVEEMKANIEQLKKDISDAKARQAEASKDIKRIEKDMSEFNDNKDSKLAELQESLDSLKKSLAKNSNSVKTLQKELQASRLESEQVGSDLSAAEEQSAEAENALNAQKEEVKSLKREQARIKDAHDIAQAHLDDERAKLTGFDEELRELEQTMQAKNSQITEEGLELQKLGHQLEKLQKDQQAAAQTVAHMEEEHEWIEDEKDNFGRPNTPYDFKNQNIAECKATLRNLTERSQGMKKKINPKVMNMIDSVEKKEAALKNMMKTVVRDKRKIEETILNLDEYKKEALHNTWTKVNGDFGQIFAMLLPGSFAKLDPPEGKEITDGLEVKVQLGKVWKQSLTELSGGQRSLIALSLIMALLQFKPAPMYILDEVDAALDLSHTQNIGRLIKTRFKGSQFIVVSLKDGMFQNANRIFKTRFSEGTSVVQALTPADLK from the exons ATGAGGATTACTGAGGTCGTTATCGAC GGTTTCAAATCGTACGCCGTGCGTACGGTGATATCGGGATG GGATGAATCCTTCAACTCCATCACGGGCCTTAACGGCAGTGGTAAATCCAATATCCTCGACGCCATTTGTTTCGTCCTCGGTATCACGAATATGTCGACCGTCCGCGCGCAGAACCTGCAAGATCTGATCTACAAGCGTGGTCAGGCCGGTGTAACGAAAGCTAGCGTAACCATCGTCTTCGATAACAGGGACACCGCCAAATCCCCGATCGGTTTCGAAGAATATGCGAATATCTCCGTGACTCGACAGATTGTTCTTGGCGGTACGAGTAAATATCTGATTAACGGCCACCGTGCGCAGCAGCAGACCGTGCAGAATCTTTTCCAGAGCGTGCAGCTGAATATCAACAATCCCAATTTCTTGATTATGCAGGGAAGGATTACGAAGGTGCTCAATATGAAGGCGGTCGAGATTCTGTCTATGATTGAGGAGGCGGCCGGTACGCGAATGTTCGAGGACcggagagaaaaagcggcAAAGACGATGGGTAAGAAGGAGTTGAAGTTGCGTGAAATCGAAGGCCTCCTTAAGGAAGAAATCGAACCTAAACTCGAGAAGCTCCGGTCCGAGAAGCGAGCTTTCCTGGATTTCCAACAGACTCAGAATGACCTGGAACGTCTTACTCGCTTGGTTGTTGCCCACGACTATCTTCGGAGTAACGAGCGGTTACGGGTTGCGGGCGATGAATTCGAGAGTAAAAGGCGCAAGGTGCAGGCCATCGAAGATAATGCTGCCAAGCTTAAGAGTGAGATAGCTCACTTGGAAGAGGACGTGAAGCGGGTGAGAGCGGCTCGTGATAAGGAACTACGAAAAGGCGGAAAGTTCCAGGCACTTGAGGATGAGGTTAAATCTCATTCTCACGAACTTGTGCGGTTGACCACGGTGTTCGACTTGAAGAATGCTagcatcgaagaagaaaaggagaaataCAAGGAAGCGCAACAAACTGTCAAagatttggagaagctccttaaggagaaaaagaaggtcTACGATAAGTTACAAGCAAAATATGATGCTGCAAAAGCCGAACTGGATGCGCAAACAGCCGAAGTTGAACAGAAGGAGGAACTGCTCCAAACATTGCAGACGGGTGTGGCATCGAaagatggccaagaaagTGGTTATCAAGGTCAACTACAGGACGCTCGTAATCGCGCCAGTGCCGCAGCCACTGAACAAGAGCAAGCAAAGCTCAAGATTGCACACTTGGAAAAGCgaatcaaggaagaggaacccagagccaagaaagcaaaggagcaGAACTCCGGTCTCCTGAAGGAACTTGAGGGCCTTAAGTCTCAAGCCAAGAAATTAGATGCGGAGCTGGCAAGACTTGGTTTTGaaccaggaagagaagagcagCTCTATCAGGAGCAAACGGCGTTACAGAAGGAAATTCGTGAGTTGCGTCAGCGAGCCGATGGTCTTCAAAGGAAGGTTGCAAATATCGATTTCCAATATGCCGACCCTCATCCGAACTTTGATAGATCCAAGGTTAAGGGCTTGGTCGCTCAGCTCTTTACGCTCGACAAAGAGAAGCTCCAAGCTTCAACGGCCCTTGAAATCTGTGCTGGTGGCCGCTTGTACAATGTTGTAGTCGACAGCGCCGAGACCGGAACGCAGCTGCTgcaaaagggaaagctgCGCAAGCGCGTAACAATCATTCCTTTGAAcaagatatcatcattcaaaGCTTCCGCCGAGAAGATCGGGGCGGCGCAAAACATTGCTCCCGGCAAGGTGGACCTTGCCTTGTCGCTTATTGGATACGATGAGGAAGTTACATCGGCTATGAACTACGTCTTTGGCAACACCTTGATCTGTAACGACGCAGAAActgcgaagaaggtgacTTTCGACCCCTCAGTTCGTATCAAGAGTGTCACACTGGATGGCGATGTTTACGACCCTTCCGGTACCCTATCTGGTGGTAGTTCGCCGAACTCGAGCGGTGTCCTCATTACCTTGCAGAAACTAAACGAGGTTACAAAGGAAATCCGGAGCAAGGAGCGGCTACTTGCTACTCTGGAAGAAACgatgagaaaggaaaagaagaagcttgatgCAGTCCGTACGATCAAGCAGGAGTTGGACCTCAAGACTCACGAGATTAAACTTACAGAGGAACAGATCAGCAAcaactcttcctcatcg ATTATTCATGCTGTCGAGGAGATGAAAGCAAATATTGAGCAGCTCAAGAAAGACATTTCCGACGCAAAAGCTCGTCAGGCGGAAGCATCCAAGGATATCAAGCGAATCGAGAAAGACATGAGCGAATTCAATGACAACAAAGACAGCAAACTCGCGGAACTACAGGAATCCTTAGATTCCCTGAAGAAGAGTCTCGCTAAAAATTCGAATTCGGTCAAGACGTTACAGAAAGAACTACAAGCGTCTCGACTGGAGTCGGAGCAAGTAGGAAGCGATCTCTCAGCTGCCGAAGAACAGAGCGCCGAGGCCGAGAATGCTCTCAATGcccaaaaggaagaagtcaaatcGCTCAAAAGAGAACAGGCACGGATCAAG GATGCCCACGATATTGCCCAGGCTCACCTCGACGACGAAAGAGCTAAGCTTACTGGTTTCGATGAGGAGCTACGAGAACTTGAGCAGACAATGCAGGCAAAGAACTCACAGATCACTGAAGAGGGCCTTGAACTGCAGAAGCTCGGCCATCAGCTTGAGAAACTACAGAAAGACCAACAGGCTGCAGCTCAGACAGTTGCCCATATGGAGGAAGAACACGAGTGGAtcgaggacgagaaagatAATTTCGGCCGTCCCAACACTCCCTATGACTTCAAGAACCAGAACATTGCGGAATGCAAGGCCACCCTACGGAATCTCACGGAACGTTCTCAGggcatgaagaagaagatcaatccTAAGGTCATGAACATGATCGATagcgtggagaagaaggaggctgcCCTAAAGAATATGATGAAGACTGTGGTTCGTGACAAGCGTAAGATTGAAGAGACCATTCTCAATCTGGACGAGTACAAGAAGGAGGCTCTTCACAATACCTGGACCAAAGTCAACGGCGACTTCGGTCAGATCTTCGCAATGCTTCTTCCCGGCAGTTTCGCTAAGCTGGATCCTCCAGAGGGCAAGGAGATCACGGATGGCCTGGAAGTTAAGGTGCAACTTGGCAAGGTTTGGAAACAGAGCTTAACAGAACTGAGTGGTGGACAAAG ATCTCTCATTGCTCTTTCCCTCATTATGGCTCTCTTGCAATTCAAGCCGGCGCCCATGTACATTCTGGACGAAGTCGATGCTGCCCTGGATCTGTCTCATACACAGAACATTGGTCGCTTAATCAAGACGCGCTTCAAGGGATCCCAATTCATCGTTGTGTCTCTAAAGGACGGCATGTTCCAAAACGCCAACCGTATCTTCAAGACGAGATTCAGCGAAGGAACCAGTGTGGTTCAAGCTTTGACTCCAGCCGACTTGAAGTAA